One window of Quercus robur chromosome 5, dhQueRobu3.1, whole genome shotgun sequence genomic DNA carries:
- the LOC126726660 gene encoding receptor-like protein kinase FERONIA: MVNGNLARHLYATNLDHDPVPWKRRLQICVDVALGLHCLQTGLKHSIIHRDVKPTNILLNEKWEAKLSDFGLSKMGPPSLSKALIRIETNRIVGTYGYMAPEYAMNGVLTDKSDVYSFGVVLLQLLSGRKPSELVEQMNLVSWARKCKQEGTINEIIDPYLMGKIAPECFMVYVDIATSCVRNQAERRPTMGEVQVRLEHALELQDSADAATGDCNYCFDEYTCNASSGDASPIDTWWKTALGSTTSAEELSLETAMANGQI; encoded by the coding sequence ATGGTCAATGGAAACCTCGCGAGACACCTCTATGCCACTAACCTCGATCACGATCCGGTCCCGTGGAAACGAAGACTACAGATTTGCGTTGATGTGGCACTTGGGCTGCACTGCCTTCAAACTGGGCTGAAGCATTCTATCATCCACCGTGATGTGAAGCCGACCAATATTCTGTTGAACGAGAAATGGGAGGCCAAGTTGTCAGATTTCGGGTTGTCCAAGATGGGTCCCCCGAGTTTGTCAAAGGCTTTAATTAGGATCGAAACTAATAGAATTGTGGGTACTTACGGTTACATGGCTCCTGAGTATGCCATGAATGGGGTGCTGACTGATAAATCCGACGTCTACTCTTTTGGTGTGGTACTGCTGCAACTACTCAGTGGAAGGAAACCATCTGAACTGGTAGAACAGATGAATCTGGTTAGTTGGGCTCGAAAATGTAAACAAGAAGGGACCATCAATGAGATAATTGATCCGTATCTGATGGGGAAGATAGCTCCAGAGTGTTTTATGGTATACGTTGACATTGCCACTTCTTGCGTGCGAAATCAAGCCGAACGTCGACCCACCATGGGTGAAGTGCAGGTACGCCTTGAACATGCACTGGAGCTACAAGATAGCGCAGATGCTGCTACTGGTGATTGTAACTATTGTTTTGATGAATATACCTGTAATGCTTCTTCGGGAGACGCTTCTCCAATTGATACGTGGTGGAAAACAGCTTTAGGGAGCACCACATCTGCTGAAGAATTGTCCTTGGAAACCGCAATGGCAAATGGTCAAATATGA